One window from the genome of Saccharomyces mikatae IFO 1815 strain IFO1815 genome assembly, chromosome: 2 encodes:
- the ETR1 gene encoding enoyl-[acyl-carrier-protein] reductase (similar to Saccharomyces cerevisiae ETR1 (YBR026C); ancestral locus Anc_3.228), with the protein MLPTLKRFMSSSTHQIPKQFKSLIYSAHEVEDCSKVLSVKNYTPKQNLSQSIVLKTLAFPINPSDINQLQGVYPSRPEKTYDYSTDEPAAIAGNEGVFEVVYLPPSSSNGDLKLGDRVIPLQANQGTWSNYRVFSSSSELIKVNDLDLFSAATVSVNGCTGFQLVSDYIDWNSGGNEWIIQNAGTSGVSKIVSQVAKAKGINTLSVIRDRDNFDEVAKVLEDKYGATKVISESQNNNKTFAKEVLTKVLGENARVRLALNSVGGKSSASIARKLEKNALMLTYGGMSKQPVTLPTSLHIFKGLTSKGYWVTEKNKENPQSKIDTINNFIEMYNAGQIISPKDEIETLTWNTNTTTDEQLLELIKKGITGKGKKKLVVLEW; encoded by the coding sequence ATGCTTCCCACATTAAAACGTTTCATGTCATCCTCAACTCACCAGATTCCCAAACAGTTTAAATCACTCATTTACTCAGCTCACGAAGTTGAGGATTGTTCTAAAGTTTTGtcagtgaaaaattatactCCTAAACAAAACCTGTCTCAATCAATTGTGTTGAAAACTTTGGCTTTTCCCATAAATCCTTCGGATATCAACCAACTACAAGGTGTATATCCGTCTCGTCCGGAGAAGACATATGATTACTCTACTGATGAGCCAGCAGCTATAGCCGGTAACGAGGGTGTCTTTGAGGTTGTTTATTTACCCCCAAGTAGTTCCAATGGCGATTTAAAATTGGGAGACCGAGTTATCCCATTGCAGGCGAACCAAGGAACTTGGTCCAATTACCGAGTTTTCTCTAGTAGTTCTGAATTGATCAAAGTGAATGATTTGGATTTGTTCTCTGCAGCAACGGTATCCGTCAATGGCTGTACCGGTTTTCAACTAGTTTCAGACTATATTGATTGGAACAGTGGTGGTAATGAATGGATTATCCAAAATGCAGGTACATCTGGTGTTTCAAAGATAGTCTCGCAAGTAGCAAAAGCGAAAGGAATTAATACACTAAGTGTTATTCGTGATCGTGATAATTTCGATGAGGTGGCCAAGGTTTTGGAAGATAAATATGGCGCTACGAAGGTCATCTCCGAATCacaaaacaacaacaagaCGTTTGCCAAAGAAGTATTGACCAAGGTTTTGGGAGAAAACGCGAGGGTGAGACTGGCTTTGAATTCTGTCGGAGGTAAATCCAGTGCTTCGATTGCTCGTAAGTTAGAGAAAAACGCCCTAATGCTCACTTATGGAGGAATGTCAAAACAACCTGTAACACTACCAACATCTTTACATATCTTCAAAGGTTTGACCTCCAAAGGTTACTGGGTAactgaaaagaacaagGAAAACCCCCAAAGTAAAATTGACACCATCAacaatttcattgaaatgTATAACGCTGGTCAAATTATTTCTCCTAaggatgaaattgaaactCTGACCTGGAACACTAATACCACTACTGATGAGCAGTTATTGGAACTAATCAAAAAGGGTATAACTGGGAAggggaagaaaaaattggttgTACTGGAATGGTAG
- the YPK3 gene encoding putative protein kinase YPK3 (similar to Saccharomyces cerevisiae YPK3 (YBR028C); ancestral locus Anc_3.229) translates to MIFSLDEELHRMSVDDKKNDVKADYATVLYDDINHEQDSAITYEEKNMIHLSVHSNDIPLTGTIPAHGMRRRSSAYSKFPILTPPNTRRFSITGSDFIPTGMTRLSITPQDMISSNKKENELSRNLHDFKPVRVLGQGAYGKVLLVKDTNTSKLYAMKQLQKAEILISPTATESKKEDEENNSCDNNDNDNGLSKRLERTFAERSILSEIEHPNIVKLFYSFHDNSKLYLLLQYIPGGELFYHLKEHGTLDETTVSFYAAEISCALRFLHTKGVVYRDLKPENCLLNQRGHLVLTDFGLSKKSANDSVVDEEDPENVNALYSIIGTPEYCAPEILLGRAYTQNCDWYSLGCLLYDMLVGKPPYTGSNHKVIINKIQQNKQGPKIPFYLSEGMKDILNALLKRETSKRWNVDKYWTKTGINNKPIKSKKKKSGGVRTSLFTEHFIFRKIDWKLLESGQLQKTTLGPIVPVITDLELAENFDTEFTSMSYEENYADSKPINISSVSKSPDMFKGFSYKASGSYLEKYF, encoded by the coding sequence atgattttttcattggaTGAAGAACTTCATCGTATGTCAGTtgatgacaaaaaaaatgacgTCAAAGCAGATTATGCGACAGTATTATATGATGATATCAATCATGAACAAGATAGCGCTATCAcatatgaagaaaagaatatgattCACCTCTCTGTTCATTCGAATGACATTCCACTCACTGGAACAATCCCTGCACATGGGATGAGAAGAAGGTCTTCAGCTTATTCCAAATTTCCTATTCTCACCCCGCCTAATACGAGAAGATTTTCCATTACAGGTTCGGACTTCATTCCAACTGGTATGACTAGACTATCCATAACACCTCAGGATATGATTTCCTCtaataagaaagaaaatgaattgTCAAGAAATCTGCATGATTTTAAACCCGTGAGAGTCTTAGGCCAAGGCGCCTATGGAAAAGTTCTTCTCGTTAAAGACACTAACACTTCCAAACTTTATGCTATGAAGCAGTTGCAAAAGGCGGAAATCTTAATTTCTCCTACTGCGACAGAATCTAAGaaagaggatgaagaaaacaatagtTGTGATAACAACGACAATGATAATGGTCTTTCAAAGAGGTTAGAGAGAACATTTGCCGAACGGTCCATTTTATCCGAGATAGAACATCCAAATATTGTCAAattgttttattctttccatGATAACTCAAAGCTATATCTACTGCTGCAGTATATCCCTGGTGGCGAACTATTTTACCATTTAAAGGAACATGGGACACTAGATGAGACGACGGTTTCATTTTACGCAGCTGAAATCAGCTGCGCTTTGAGATTTTTGCATACGAAGGGTGTTGTATATAGAGATTTGAAACCTGAAAACTGTCTATTGAATCAACGCGGCCATTTGGTATTAACAGATTTTGGCCTGAGTAAAAAAAGTGCCAATGATTCCGTGGTTGATGAGGAGGATCCAGAGAATGTTAATGCCTTATACTCGATTATTGGTACCCCAGAATACTGTGCGCCTGAAATATTATTAGGCAGAGCATACACCCAGAATTGTGATTGGTATTCCCTGGGATGTTTGCTATATGATATGCTAGTAGGTAAGCCACCTTATACTGGTAGTAATCATAAGGTTATAATCAATAAGATTCAACAGAACAAGCAAGGCCCTAAGATTCCATTCTACTTGAGCGAGGGAATGAAGGATATATTAAACGCACTTTTGAAGAGGGAAACTTCCAAGAGATGGAATGTTGACAAATATTGGACCAAAACGGGAATAAATAACAAACCTATCAAAtctaagaaaaaaaaatcaggtGGTGTAAGAACTAGTTTATTCACAGaacattttatttttaggAAAATAGATTGGAAGTTACTAGAATCTGGACAATTACAAAAAACCACTTTAGGCCCTATTGTTCCAGTTATTACAGATTTGGAACTAGCAGAAAATTTTGACACAGAATTTACGTCCATGTCATATGAGGAGAATTATGCTGATAGCAAACCCATTAATATCAGTTCTGTGAGCAAGTCCCCGGACATGTTCAAGGGATTTAGTTATAAAGCAAGTGGTAGCtatttggaaaagtatttttaa
- the CDS1 gene encoding phosphatidate cytidylyltransferase (similar to Saccharomyces cerevisiae CDS1 (YBR029C); ancestral locus Anc_3.230): MSDNPEMKPHGTSKEIVDSVTDATSKAIDKLQDELHKDASESVTPATKENTAAAKESRKYNFFIRTVWTFVMISGFFITLASGHAWCIVLILGCQIATFKECIAVTSASGREKNLPLTKTLNWYLLFTTIYYLDGKSLFKFFQTTFYGYPVLNFIVTNHKFICYCLYLLGFVLFVCSLRKGFLKFQFGSLCVTHMVLLLVVFQAHLIIKNVLNGLFWFLLPCGLVIVNDIFAYLCGITFGKTKLIEISPKKTLEGFLGAWFFTALASIILTRILSPYTYLTCPVEDLHTNFFSNLTCELNPVFLPQVYRLPPIFFDKVQINSITVKPIYFHALNLATFASLFAPFGGFFASGLKRTFKVKDFGHSIPGHGGITDRVDCQFIMGSFANLYYETFISEHRITVDTVLSTILMNLNDRQIIELIDILIKFLSKKGIISPKNFEKLADIFNAIKKPLADHS, encoded by the coding sequence ATTGTGGACTCAGTTACTGACGCCACCTCAAAGGCTATTGACAAGCTGCAAGACGAACTCCATAAGGACGCCAGTGAATCTGTCACACCAGCAACCAAGGAGAACACGGCTGCTGCGAAGGAAAGTAGGAAGTAcaactttttcattagaACCGTCTGGACGTTTGTTATGATCAGTGGGTTTTTCATCACCTTAGCATCAGGCCATGCATGGTGTATAGTGCTGATTTTGGGGTGTCAAATTGCTACTTTTAAAGAATGTATTGCTGTAACAAGTGCTTCCGGTCGCGAGAAGAATTTGCCACTAACAAAAACGTTGAATTGGTATCTTCTCTTCACCACAATCTACTATCTAGATGGAAAATCGCTCTTCAAGTTCTTTCAAACCACGTTCTACGGGTATCCTGTATTGAATTTCATTGTAACAAATCACAAGTTTATTTGTTATTGTCTCTATCTTTTAGGGTTCGTTTTGTTCGTTTGTAGTTTAAGAAAGGgatttttgaaattccaGTTCGGATCATTATGCGTCACTCATATGGTTCTTCTTTTAGTGGTATTTCAAGCACATTTGATCATCAAGAACGTGCTTAACGGTCTATTTTGGTTCTTACTACCATGCGGATTAGTCATCGTTAATGATATCTTCGCCTACTTGTGCGGCATAACATTCGGTAAGACTAAGCTAATAGAGATTTCCCCTAAGAAAACCTTAGAAGGTTTCCTTGGTGCTTGGTTCTTTACCGCTCTAGCAAGCATCATATTGACAAGAATTTTGAGCCCCTATACTTACTTGACGTGCCCTGTGGAAGATCTTCATACaaacttcttttccaaCTTGACATGTGAATTAAATCCTGTTTTCCTTCCACAAGTTTATAGGCTTCCACCTATCTTCTTCGATAAAGTGCAAATCAATTCCATTACAGTAAAGCCAATATATTTCCATGCTTTAAATTTGGCTACCTTTGCATCATTATTTGCACCATTTGGCGGATTTTTCGCATCTGGTTTAAAGAGAACTTTCAAAGTTAAAGATTTTGGACACTCCATTCCAGGTCATGGTGGTATCACAGACAGGGTCGATTGTCAATTCATAATGGGCTCTTTTGCCAATTTGTATTATGAAACATTCATCAGTGAACATAGGATAACAGTAGATACTGTTTTATCCACTATTTTGATGAACTTGAACGACAGGCAGATCATAGAGTTGATCGATATATTGATTAAATTCTTATCTAAAAAAGGTATAATATcaccaaaaaattttgagaaactGGCTGATATTTTCAACGCCATTAAAAAACCATTGGCCGATCACTCttga